The genomic stretch agatgaacaagcagctccatcgagacttggctagttttttacagaatgtttttgGTGGGATAATCCTTTAGGATtactttaacattaaaaaacctTGAGTAAGAATTTTTGCTTTAACCAGGATActgttctaataattttaaatgacaacgtgtgatggtgataagaaaaaaaagcacCAAGCTAAGAAGAAGCCCTACTTCCTCTTGGACTAGGGTGCGTTTGGAAtcctttttagttttagtttaagttatcgaacatggttatcgccattaactCACTACTATGCACAAATTAAGTGAAATAATGGATTAAGGTGTCATGGATGCCCcatgctataaaataaaaaaaacttttttttatattgtgtagACTTAAGATATTTTGGActggaacttttttttttcatgtaatcTATGCAAAGACTACGTGTTTGGGCCTTCGTGAATAAAGATAttgttgactttgactttgtagaAGCCTATATTCAGATAGGCTAATCTAGGTTGACGAGAAAAAAACACGACTACTCTGTTATTATTCCACaaaagttagccattgactgcaatgtcacctggtagtcagtgatgatgcagtctaagatggtaccgggctcaccggttacggagtatggtagttatacatcacaccggaacgctaaatcgttagcggcacgtgtttgttggtaaggtggttactagccacagccaaagcctcccaccagaccagaccagagaaaattaagaaattataaattccccggtcggggatcgaacccgggacctcttacttaaattcacagcagtcaccgttgcgccaagtcGTCAGAAAATTATTCCACGAACTGCCAGAGTTATTGAGACCCGGGCCCTTTCACGTATAAGGCAAgccagtaggtacctattattgTATACAACGTAAATTGACGTTTATCTTACGACCCGTAACGTAAGTAATGTTGGCATCTCAAATACATTAACATTTTCACAAAGATTAAAATACAGATTTCTCTGTTCTGGTTTCGTTTTAAACTCGAAacttaagctaaattttcaataaaattcctTTATAAGAAGCTATAAAGTCACAGAAGAGTTAGAgctattatgttattttagtaATGAAAACATCAATTTAAGCGACTCACAGTCCTTAAATAACCCTCGGATGCAAGTAAATTGCTAAAAATTTGCATGTAAACTGTTGAAAATATCTACTGCGGAGTAGTTAAATTGGAAGTTTATTCGTAAAACCGCGACAGAAGTCTCCTAGCACAATATCTTAAACagataaattttaagaaaatgtgGATATAAAACCtttactgaaaattatttacacTACACGACTATGAgattaacttaataattgtttttcgaGATGCATAAACTGCTGCCTTGCTCAGAATATTGTGttcgaaaaataattataaagattgttttatttcttaacaagatttatctttaattaaatgGGTCGATTTCATTTCATCTTTCATCTTGTAATGCGTGCTAttggaatatattatatttagtcaTCATCACATGTATCAAAGCATAACCGGTCCGCTAGTattagtatagctttttgtagtaatagtataccttttgtgatagagctcgtccgacTCGTCTAAAATAGTTCAGCGCATCAAGGCctctaagaaataaaaatagacaGTTACATGAAATCGCAATGTTTCTCGCGTTATTAGGACTTCAATGTCATATTAGGAGTTATGGCCTTAGGCCCAGTATATTCGTAAGGTTGCGACAAATTATCCAATAGTGTTAGTAAAATTTGTAAACACAATTGAACATTTGACTGTAAATTAAAGCTTTGGTAACACGGTTCCTATATAGTcttattcttattcaaataaatagctttatcatcaagggtatttatattaaacactttttaattaatttcaatcgGAATTTTAATATAGAAGTTATAGcgagtttaataatttaaggacTACAACTACACAAAAcagtaatattaagaaatacacttaattgaaaaagtaatttttttaccaaaaattctattaacatcgtgtcccaataATTGGTCTTGACGCCCGGTGatccaagagctggcgcttatttagcccaacggctaagtctagaaAATCAAAGGTGCAATAGCGTGCTTTATGGGTAATATGCCCATAAGTGTCTTCACTTATGGgcatataataatttgttacggcttatattttttgtaaatatattaatgttagtttgtaattattattatgtgttttctaatttgaattatatttaggcgaattaaaaaaaaatgtttacaataatacacaacttaaaaatatgtttcaaaaacaaaactaaacgcCGATGAAgtcggcaacagctagtagagtATAAACCTGTATAGAAGGTTGTGTGACTTTTGTCTATGATTCACTATGTGTGTACTTTTTCCAAATCATATCGAACTCGTGTCGTTTACTATAACTAAGACCATTTCTTCAAACCACACGGGAGCCATACCGCCTGTTGTTCGTAGAAAATATGACACGATTACAATAAATTTTTGTGCTGCATTTGAATACACAAATTCTCTATCGCCTTTGAACGTGACATTCCGAAAAATGGAGTAAATCCAACCTGGATTTTATTTCGGAGTCGGTGataattttagtatattatatcgCTGACATGTAACGCATCACCATGCTGCGACGTAaccgtataaataaatatatattacaatatttctatttgtattatttacagCATAGGAAATCGAGATTGACTACGATATTCAACAACATAAATCCAGTAGAGATTAAAAAATGTGACAAATTTGTGCGTTTGCCCAGTGTTAATTGTAAATTACTAACTCGTGATGAGTGAGAGTCTGAATCTGAATTGATTTGTAATATTTACAGCATAAGAAATCGACTCAAATATAGCACTGAGCTCAGAGTCATGATAATAGATATTCAACATAACATAAATCCAGTAGAGATTTTAAAACTGTGTCAATATTATTAAGCTAATGAAAAAGTGACATGTTTTCAGCATTATGTGTCTCGAATGTGTCGCGAACCGTGGCTGGGTTTAACTAGTAAattcaaatcaattttttttttgtgacatttaTACGGTTAATATCATCCATTCTCGTAGCTTGCACCATACACAGAGAAGTCCTAAAGATGAAACAAAGTCGTATCACTTCAAATAATTTAAGAGATTAAGGATGTTAACTAAGACTGTTTAACTCAAATTTTGCTAAATGCTTTTGTCTCATGAGAAaacatttggtttttttttattttgtcatgtTATCCTTATATAAGTAATACTAgtgataagaaataaaaaaagagaattgGAAGAATGAGTATATTAATAAAGGTTACTAAAATGTgacaatattataaagttaatacAATGAAACAATGCTTGAGTAaaacgtgttttatttttaaatgcatattttgTTATAAGATAAATTGTAAGGGCAATTTGGTCGGATTTCATTACATGAATTTCTCACTTACATTACAACCATCGAACATCCTAATCTAACTCTAATTTCACTTAACTGATAATCTTATTAGACTAAATTAGATTTGtataacaaaaactaaattttaaagcTTCCAGGATCTAATCTCATTATAAGCTAATATACAAAATTAGCGATTTTTAAGATTaactattaataacaatatacaaTCAGTTACTAAATGCGATACAGTAAACATTTCTCgtgctaatattattaaaaaaatatttcagaataAGCATTtcactttaaattaataacagttCCTGTACTAGTTTCTGTGTCATTTGAAGAACCAGAATTAGAATGTTCTAGTTTACTAGAGTCACTTTCAAACTTAGCACTCTTACTAGTCTTCGATGACCTATTAAGAAGCCCAGAAGGTTTGATTGTCCTTTTCGTTTTTACTTTTACCGCCTTTTCTGGAGGCCTATTTATACTTTCACTTCTATTCTTTAGCTTGTTCAGACCAAAGTTAGGTTTAATTTTTGCCGTAGGTTCTGTACCACTTATTTCTGGTAATAGCAAATCTGAAATGCATACATAATCATCTTTACTATTAGATCTAACTAGGGTTGGGTTTATTTTGACTGGTACAATTTCTactttcttttcaaaaatggTTTCAGGTCCTTTCGAGTCCAATACATCCATGCTTGTAGGAGACTCTACTCCACCAACAAGTTCTTGTATTAGCTTGTCTTCAGCTAAATCATCCAGAAATGTTtcatcaacaacatcatcaatATCGTCATCTGAGcaaaatgatgaaaatgaagTGACAGATCCGGAAGCATGTGAGTGAAAATCATCCGGCAATCTAACTCTGGCCACATTCCTTGATATTTCTATTTGACTTGGGGAAGGTTTTATTATAATCGTTGGCTCAGGAGTATTTGGCGTATCACTGGAAGCAATTATTACTTTTGGGTATTCTCTATGACTCATTGAAATTATTGGATGCGATTTATCAGTTGAAGGTACATACTCAAAAGATTTATTACTGAGTTTTGTATTGTCCGAATAGCGTGTTAAATTGTCAATATTTTCATAGTTTCTGCTAGATATATAAGATTCTGGTATCTTTTTCATATTTGAAACATCGAAGGATGACAGaggttttgtatttttatatgcaaGCCGTCGATCCAAAGTTGTAGTACGCGGCGGTGGCTGCGGTGGAACTTTTGGCCTGTCAACTTGGTTTTCAAAACTCCCAAGTCCAGCATAGCCTCTAAAACTTTGTAAGGATGTTGGTTGTAGAGACAACCTCTTTTGCGCTTTTGGTAAATCTGGAAGAACTTTTGGGaagtttcttcttttaattgttaACAAACTTTCTTCTGCTGACAAAGGTTGTCGACATTTATCATCTCGAGAAGTTACGTTTACTTCGTTTCGAAATGTGACTGGAGGAAGAATATCAACTATTTCATTTTCCCGTCTCAATTTTTCTTGAAGAAGCTCATAATTAACATCAGTTACCGGATCAGAAGAGGAATGTTTGTGTGTAATTTTTAAGGGGGAATTTTTCCCTAAGGATAAAGTTACCTCGTTAGTATATATTTTGCTTTCTTCTTTTTGATTAAGACTGCTTTCTGCAAGCTTGATAGAATTATCAGTTTTTGATCTTTGCAATTTATTTTCAGCTATGGAATGTGTTGTTTCTTTTTCATCCAAAGACTTTGAAAGTTCTATAGGttcttgttttaaaatagaATTAGTTCGTGCTGACGGCGTAGCATCAATTGCAACAGATACTTTCCTTGATTTTATACTATCAgttcttttactttttaaagaGTCACTTGATTTGTTTGTGCGTTTGCCCAGTGTTGATTGTTGATTACTTACTAGTGATGAGTGAGAGTCTAAAGCTGAAGTTGATGTCGTTTTCtcagatgttttatttttaccactATAACTTTTTGCGAGAAGATTTTTCGGACATATTGAATCATCAACTTTGATTGTTCCTTTAGTAGTTTTTCTACTGTCAGACAGCAACTCTTCTGACCTAGTAAAAGGTTTCGTTCCTATGtatgctttattatttaattcactGCTAGATTTCCTCAATATACTAGGCGAACAACGATGCATTACTTCATTTGCAATCCAATCTCTGACtttagtgtgtgcatctaatgtACTTGTTGATAAATGTCTCCTTAATTGGAATCTCTCCCTAAAACCACCAGAATCATCTGACTTGGGAGTTTTGCACACCTCTTTTTTCTTAACCTTCTTATTGCTACTTCGCATTTTATGAATACTAATGGACTTAATAACGCTACAACCGTTCTTGAACGTTTGCAATGCACTTTTATCGTCCTTAGAACTCTTTTGACCTATCATATCAACTTCTCCTATTTCAGCTCGCGGTTGGTGCGTGGTTTCGGACGTTGTAGTTctatttagagatttttttttcttataatagaAAACTGCACATATACCGATGTTAATAGCTACAAAGAGTACTCCAAGAGATACTACGAGAGTTACTGTAGCACTGGAGGTTTTGACAGGCATGTTAATTACTGgtttgtctgtttgtgttgtaTGTATTTCTCTATCTACTTTTTCCATAAAACTAGGAGGGATTTGTCTTGATGGTGTTTTGATTGCCTGTATTTCTCGGTATATGGAATCTGTGTCTTGTTTTGGTCCAGGTAATGAGTACGGTCGTAATTTTCCGTAGGTAGAAGCCGAGCTAAAATGTGAAGGACTGTATACCTGTGGCACGTATGTTTTTCGCCCTACTTCGATGCGATctgaaaaatatagaaatataacattttatagaGATTTTTCCCAATTTCTTTACTATAAAGGTGTCCATCCGAGTTCCTATCGTCCGTAGATAAAAGGCAAAtaggtttattaattaaattagctGCATACTACACGGTTTTGGGATGGCAAAATGTTTTACCGATAGTTGTTCTGTGAGCAGGTCTAGGTTTAGTTACGGCTGGCTTCGGAGTAAATTCAAACAACGGGTCAACCATGaaccttttcattttattgGGTAAAGTCTCAATCCAGAAGTTGGTATAATTCGATCTGTATAAGCTGTTAATGACTGGA from Pararge aegeria chromosome 4, ilParAegt1.1, whole genome shotgun sequence encodes the following:
- the LOC120623407 gene encoding uncharacterized protein LOC120623407, with protein sequence MAARHATPLISHSLFIYIAISFLMPMANEGAAVYDDPHSFSKDEKRLTREYHLRQGALRGLIVKPGKNYDLQPVEMFLGIPYAAPPVGNLRFMPPVSAPPWPAVRMATRFAPVCPQSLPVIKKGNPPSLGRQHYLSRLRPFLAQESEDCLYLNIYVPYREHKSKKFPVLVFIHGDSFEWSSGNPYDGRILSSYGNVMVVTVNFRLGVLGFMKPSLTEHVYGNNGLLDQLAGLQWIKDNIEDLNGDPHSVTLMGHGTGAACVNFLMLSPISNGLFHRAILMSGSALSDAAMTRNPTQYTLQVAQSLGCNPSSKNMMTCLQNKPLSEIKKVQILARRFETPLGPVVAGSFIPSEPANTMASFPNLLSTYQLLSGVTELESYHDFGVIELDHGILENQRDEFITKFVKMVFEGAEDEALDEILKQYSSSKLDPQRWNVETNRDVVLNLFSDARTLAPMINFANYQSKANRQSYFYVFAHNSVSTEYAPLNKSVNGEEMPYVLGIPLGGANTHFHSEYTQQEKLLSEVIMRLWTNFVKNGSPNTQSVNEYFTLDKKLWNQYNVEWPEYNVVHQPYLRIDLPPVINSLYRSNYTNFWIETLPNKMKRFMVDPLFEFTPKPAVTKPRPAHRTTIDRIEVGRKTYVPQVYSPSHFSSASTYGKLRPYSLPGPKQDTDSIYREIQAIKTPSRQIPPSFMEKVDREIHTTQTDKPVINMPVKTSSATVTLVVSLGVLFVAINIGICAVFYYKKKKSLNRTTTSETTHQPRAEIGEVDMIGQKSSKDDKSALQTFKNGCSVIKSISIHKMRSSNKKVKKKEVCKTPKSDDSGGFRERFQLRRHLSTSTLDAHTKVRDWIANEVMHRCSPSILRKSSSELNNKAYIGTKPFTRSEELLSDSRKTTKGTIKVDDSICPKNLLAKSYSGKNKTSEKTTSTSALDSHSSLVSNQQSTLGKRTNKSSDSLKSKRTDSIKSRKVSVAIDATPSARTNSILKQEPIELSKSLDEKETTHSIAENKLQRSKTDNSIKLAESSLNQKEESKIYTNEVTLSLGKNSPLKITHKHSSSDPVTDVNYELLQEKLRRENEIVDILPPVTFRNEVNVTSRDDKCRQPLSAEESLLTIKRRNFPKVLPDLPKAQKRLSLQPTSLQSFRGYAGLGSFENQVDRPKVPPQPPPRTTTLDRRLAYKNTKPLSSFDVSNMKKIPESYISSRNYENIDNLTRYSDNTKLSNKSFEYVPSTDKSHPIISMSHREYPKVIIASSDTPNTPEPTIIIKPSPSQIEISRNVARVRLPDDFHSHASGSVTSFSSFCSDDDIDDVVDETFLDDLAEDKLIQELVGGVESPTSMDVLDSKGPETIFEKKVEIVPVKINPTLVRSNSKDDYVCISDLLLPEISGTEPTAKIKPNFGLNKLKNRSESINRPPEKAVKVKTKRTIKPSGLLNRSSKTSKSAKFESDSSKLEHSNSGSSNDTETSTGTVINLK